The proteins below come from a single bacterium genomic window:
- a CDS encoding O-antigen ligase family protein: MGRLYQLVGFLSTLTVLYYCWNNSRGDRFRRALPLCFLVSFVFISIEAKSLSIPLLTYLVIGVIGIPAMIYGLLFRYEILLIIAALYIPNNAILPADFGGLQQALNGTNIVLAALILGMFAGSSKDERKYSGKSPANTMVWLYMATIVVSFARGSLYFGSAYYSSDIILDLKRFLTPMVLYLIFVRRLQNRSTIRIVVGVSMIVVIMAVYLGLLQWVNLGFGTYSGMHRRLGGLNRHPNNFGAFIVYYVGLMWGQFLVNFRRFDAKLLLLPLLMSLRILIPTNSRGAWVSLPPSLGVITFFKNPILLVILVLLAVVPFILNPAMIPDTIRYRFEDAAKMESSETIYSSSTGLASYASESRSISVRTRYLLLETGLHVWKQNPFFGHGYGVFQYKIREYTGGELGGSAHNGWLKMLVEMGIITLASIMLFFGYTVYCSYRVFRRERNPFLRGFALGYLGCAPAIIVANVTGQRLNHVDLLAIFWILSACIVKLDSIITQERYEEGLG, translated from the coding sequence ATGGGCCGTCTTTATCAGTTAGTCGGTTTTTTAAGTACCTTGACGGTGCTGTATTACTGCTGGAACAATTCCCGCGGCGACCGCTTCCGCCGTGCGTTGCCCCTGTGTTTTTTGGTCTCATTCGTGTTTATTTCGATTGAGGCCAAGTCTCTTTCTATTCCCCTACTGACGTATCTGGTTATCGGAGTTATAGGCATCCCGGCAATGATTTATGGATTGCTTTTTCGTTATGAGATACTTCTCATCATCGCCGCCCTTTATATTCCCAACAACGCCATTCTGCCCGCTGACTTTGGAGGATTACAGCAGGCGTTGAACGGCACCAACATCGTATTGGCCGCTTTGATCTTGGGGATGTTTGCCGGATCATCCAAAGATGAACGGAAGTATTCCGGAAAGTCTCCAGCCAATACCATGGTCTGGTTATATATGGCCACTATCGTCGTTTCCTTCGCCAGAGGGAGTCTCTATTTCGGTTCAGCCTACTATTCTTCTGATATAATCCTCGATCTCAAGCGCTTTTTGACTCCCATGGTTCTTTACCTGATTTTCGTCCGCCGGTTGCAAAACCGTTCCACCATCCGGATCGTGGTGGGAGTTTCCATGATCGTAGTGATTATGGCGGTTTATCTGGGTCTTTTACAGTGGGTCAATCTTGGTTTCGGGACCTACTCGGGAATGCATCGGCGTCTGGGAGGGCTGAACCGTCACCCTAATAACTTCGGAGCGTTTATCGTTTATTATGTCGGGTTGATGTGGGGGCAATTCCTGGTGAATTTTCGCCGTTTCGATGCCAAGCTTCTGCTACTCCCATTGCTGATGAGTCTTAGGATATTAATTCCTACCAACTCCCGGGGAGCCTGGGTTTCATTGCCCCCGTCCCTAGGTGTAATTACTTTCTTTAAAAACCCGATTCTCTTGGTGATTCTTGTTTTACTGGCGGTGGTACCGTTTATTTTAAATCCGGCCATGATTCCGGACACGATCAGATACCGGTTCGAGGATGCCGCGAAAATGGAATCTTCGGAAACTATTTATAGTTCCTCGACGGGGTTGGCCAGCTACGCCTCCGAATCACGTTCGATCAGTGTCCGTACCCGCTATCTTCTCCTGGAGACGGGGCTCCACGTCTGGAAACAGAACCCATTTTTCGGGCACGGCTATGGGGTTTTTCAATATAAAATCCGGGAATACACCGGAGGCGAGCTGGGGGGGTCGGCGCATAACGGCTGGCTGAAGATGTTGGTGGAGATGGGGATAATTACATTGGCCAGCATCATGCTCTTTTTTGGGTATACCGTGTATTGTTCGTATAGAGTATTTCGAAGAGAGAGAAACCCGTTTCTCAGGGGTTTTGCCCTCGGGTACCTCGGCTGCGCTCCCGCCATCATCGTGGCTAATGTAACCGGTCAGCGGCTTAACCACGTAGATCTACTGGCCATATTTTGGATATTATCCGCCTGTATAGTCAAATTGGACTCCATTATCACGCAGGAAAGATACGAGGAAGGGTTAGGGTGA
- a CDS encoding GDP-mannose 4,6-dehydratase encodes MNGKKILVTGGAGFIGSELVRQLITSGAEVIVVDNLITGSKENLSDVINNDCRLEILDIRSIERVERLLKPIDIIFHLACLGVRHSIHSPKENHEVNATATLDLLLASRKVGVERFVQVSSSEVYGTGFNVPMDERHPAFPMTVYGASKLAGECYARAFYRSYEYPTVIVRPFNTYGPRSHHEGDSGEVIPKFLLRCLAGRPIIIFGDGRQTRDFLFVSDTARGILLAGLEDKAVGKTINIASGKEISINDLVEEVAAITGKARSQIEHYPPRPGDTLRLYADISAARKLIGFSPTYSLREGLKKLEEWYVEQGVTPEKLLEDEVVQNWDRSQISYNG; translated from the coding sequence TTGAATGGAAAAAAAATTTTAGTAACCGGCGGCGCCGGATTTATAGGATCCGAGTTGGTCAGACAACTAATAACCTCCGGCGCCGAGGTTATTGTTGTGGATAACCTGATTACCGGGAGCAAAGAGAACCTATCTGATGTCATAAATAATGATTGCCGACTGGAGATTCTTGATATTCGCTCTATCGAGAGGGTGGAAAGGCTATTAAAACCGATCGATATTATTTTTCACCTTGCTTGCCTGGGCGTTCGTCACTCCATCCATTCCCCTAAAGAGAATCATGAGGTTAACGCGACCGCTACCTTAGATCTCCTCTTAGCCTCTCGAAAAGTTGGAGTGGAGAGATTTGTTCAAGTTTCTTCTTCGGAAGTCTATGGAACCGGATTCAATGTCCCTATGGACGAACGGCATCCTGCGTTTCCGATGACGGTTTACGGGGCTTCCAAGTTGGCCGGAGAATGCTATGCCAGGGCATTTTACCGATCTTACGAATATCCCACTGTAATTGTGAGGCCTTTCAATACCTACGGACCGCGCTCCCATCACGAAGGAGACAGCGGCGAGGTGATTCCTAAATTTCTACTCAGGTGTTTGGCAGGTCGACCGATTATTATTTTTGGCGACGGTAGGCAAACAAGAGATTTTTTATTCGTCTCCGACACAGCTCGTGGAATATTGTTAGCGGGACTTGAAGATAAAGCGGTGGGGAAAACGATAAATATAGCCAGCGGAAAAGAAATCTCGATTAATGATTTGGTTGAAGAGGTTGCGGCGATCACCGGAAAAGCAAGAAGCCAGATAGAACATTATCCGCCACGTCCCGGAGATACCTTGCGCCTTTACGCAGATATTTCAGCGGCGCGAAAACTCATAGGTTTTTCTCCAACCTATTCTCTTCGCGAAGGATTGAAGAAATTGGAGGAATGGTATGTTGAACAGGGGGTAACGCCGGAAAAACTTCTTGAAGACGAAGTGGTTCAAAATTGGGATCGGTCCCAAATATCCTACAATGGATAA
- a CDS encoding acyltransferase, with amino-acid sequence MIKNDVVLGKNVLIYHPDLVNLYGCTIGEGSKIGAFVEIRKGVIVGKNVKIQAFAFIPEGISIGDGVFIGPSVCFTNDKYPRAINSDGSLKDPDDWEIIPTEVNRGASIGANATILCGVKIGEYAMVAAGAVVTDDVPAHCLVAGIPARIIKRLDDAGGEAGR; translated from the coding sequence ATGATAAAAAACGACGTTGTATTGGGAAAAAATGTGCTGATCTACCACCCTGACTTGGTCAATCTCTATGGCTGCACGATCGGCGAAGGCAGCAAAATAGGGGCATTTGTCGAGATTAGAAAGGGTGTGATAGTGGGAAAAAACGTCAAGATCCAGGCATTCGCTTTTATTCCGGAGGGTATCAGCATCGGCGATGGGGTTTTTATAGGACCGAGTGTCTGTTTTACTAACGATAAATATCCTCGAGCAATCAATTCCGACGGTAGCTTAAAGGACCCGGATGATTGGGAAATAATTCCCACCGAAGTGAACAGAGGAGCCAGTATCGGGGCTAACGCCACAATTCTATGTGGTGTTAAAATAGGGGAATACGCGATGGTGGCTGCGGGAGCCGTGGTTACCGACGATGTCCCAGCACATTGTCTTGTCGCGGGAATTCCTGCCAGAATAATCAAAAGATTGGACGACGCCGGGGGAGAAGCCGGCAGATAA
- a CDS encoding Gfo/Idh/MocA family oxidoreductase, whose translation MSIGVGIIGYGYWGPNLVRNFAELDGAELIIVGDLRRERLELARKRYPKLAVTVHADEVIEDPRVDAVVIATPVATHFDLALKALKRGKHVWVEKPLAENSTQVCELISEADERNLCLHVDHTFVYTPAIRKIKLLVENDELGHINYYDSVRINLGLFQHDVNVFWDLAVHDLTIMDFILPESPVAVSATAMSHVKGQPENTGYITLFFSGTMIAHIHVDWLAPVKIRRLLLSGSKKMVVFDDLEPSEKIRVYDKGITITSSENPDYKMRIGYRSGDVWIPQLEIGEALANEVAYFIRCIEKSERSLTDGRAGLRVIQILEAVNESMKKMGQAVDLKPFDRS comes from the coding sequence ATGTCGATTGGTGTTGGTATTATCGGATATGGATACTGGGGACCGAATTTGGTCAGAAACTTTGCTGAACTCGACGGAGCCGAGCTTATCATCGTCGGCGATCTGCGTCGCGAGCGCCTGGAGTTGGCAAGAAAACGTTATCCGAAACTGGCCGTTACCGTTCATGCTGATGAGGTGATAGAAGATCCCCGTGTTGATGCCGTGGTTATCGCCACTCCGGTAGCTACACATTTTGATTTAGCTCTTAAAGCATTAAAGAGGGGCAAGCATGTATGGGTTGAAAAACCGTTGGCAGAGAATTCCACCCAGGTCTGCGAGCTTATTAGCGAGGCCGATGAGAGAAATCTCTGTCTCCATGTCGACCACACTTTCGTGTACACCCCGGCAATAAGAAAAATCAAGCTCTTAGTGGAAAACGATGAATTGGGCCACATCAACTACTATGATTCGGTTCGCATCAATCTAGGTCTTTTTCAACACGATGTGAATGTTTTTTGGGATTTGGCCGTGCATGATCTGACCATTATGGATTTCATACTCCCGGAAAGCCCAGTGGCCGTCTCCGCGACTGCGATGAGCCATGTCAAGGGGCAACCTGAAAACACGGGGTATATAACGTTGTTCTTCTCCGGAACCATGATAGCTCATATCCATGTCGATTGGCTGGCTCCGGTAAAGATCAGGCGGCTTCTGCTCAGCGGTTCGAAAAAAATGGTGGTATTCGATGACTTGGAGCCGAGCGAAAAAATACGAGTTTATGATAAAGGAATTACGATAACATCGAGCGAAAACCCGGATTACAAGATGCGGATCGGATATCGATCCGGAGATGTTTGGATCCCGCAGCTTGAAATCGGAGAAGCATTGGCTAATGAGGTTGCTTATTTCATTCGATGCATAGAGAAATCCGAGAGATCGCTGACTGACGGTCGGGCGGGGCTTCGTGTTATACAGATTCTCGAAGCCGTCAATGAATCGATGAAAAAAATGGGCCAGGCTGTCGACTTGAAGCCATTCGATAGGAGTTAA
- a CDS encoding acyltransferase, with amino-acid sequence MNKKKSFKKVPAWHGRKSAAPDPAFHHEFSQYLSESMDREALVALYGRFRADCSQFGRLMCAIVFRALADRVGTGIRIEAGVGFSHPETFDIGDGVFLGEQTFIQGRHDGRCKIGNYVWIGPQSYFDARDLIIEDYVGWGPGAKVLGSSHTGMPIEEPLIATELEIRPVRIKKAADIGVNAIILPGVVVGEGSIIGAGAVVAEDVAPYAIVAGVPARFLRWRDGYKPSR; translated from the coding sequence GTGAATAAGAAGAAGTCATTTAAAAAAGTTCCGGCGTGGCACGGTCGAAAGAGCGCCGCGCCCGACCCTGCTTTCCATCACGAGTTTTCCCAGTATTTGAGTGAGTCCATGGATAGGGAGGCTCTGGTGGCGCTCTACGGACGGTTTCGTGCAGATTGTTCGCAATTCGGGAGATTGATGTGCGCGATCGTTTTTCGAGCGTTGGCGGATCGGGTCGGGACCGGAATTCGCATTGAAGCGGGGGTAGGGTTCTCCCACCCCGAGACGTTTGACATAGGCGATGGCGTATTTCTTGGGGAACAGACGTTTATCCAAGGCCGACACGATGGGCGCTGCAAGATAGGAAATTATGTGTGGATAGGACCACAGAGTTATTTTGATGCCCGAGATTTAATTATCGAAGATTATGTCGGTTGGGGCCCGGGCGCAAAAGTATTGGGTTCGAGTCACACAGGGATGCCCATTGAGGAACCATTGATTGCCACCGAATTGGAGATTCGCCCGGTAAGAATCAAGAAGGCCGCGGATATAGGGGTTAATGCGATTATCTTACCCGGAGTAGTCGTCGGCGAGGGAAGCATTATTGGCGCTGGCGCCGTGGTCGCCGAGGATGTCGCACCATATGCGATTGTTGCCGGGGTTCCGGCCAGATTTTTGAGATGGAGAGACGGCTATAAGCCGTCCCGATAG
- a CDS encoding DegT/DnrJ/EryC1/StrS family aminotransferase: MIPFLDLKVQYQEIKTEIAEALDKILESNQYTLGKEVTAFEEEFASYCAAGQGIAVNSGTSALHLALLAAGVGPGDEVITTPFTFVATVAAILYTGASPVLIDIDPKYYTFDVSRLEAAITDKTKAIIPVHLYGHPADMEAVLDTAQARKIVVIEDACQAHGSEYRGKRVGSLGDMGCFSFYPGKNLGAYGEGGIVVTDNPEYAQKIRMLRDWGQEKKYHHVMLGYNYRMDGFQGAVLRVKLRHLEQWTEARRHIAAVYSKALENVDVIPPSEKKNCRHVYHIYAARVQNRDRVIEALKKEGIHTGIHYPYPVHVQEGYVSMGYKKGDFPIAEQIASEVISLPMYPELSEEEVREVASVLGAILK; this comes from the coding sequence ATGATCCCTTTTCTAGACCTCAAAGTACAGTACCAGGAAATAAAAACGGAAATCGCGGAAGCACTGGATAAAATCCTTGAAAGCAATCAATATACATTGGGAAAAGAAGTAACGGCTTTCGAAGAGGAATTCGCCTCGTATTGTGCCGCCGGTCAAGGAATCGCCGTCAATTCCGGAACCAGCGCTTTGCACCTTGCTCTATTAGCTGCCGGCGTAGGACCCGGGGATGAAGTCATCACGACCCCGTTTACCTTCGTTGCCACCGTCGCCGCCATTCTTTATACCGGTGCCAGCCCGGTGCTGATCGATATCGATCCGAAATATTATACTTTCGATGTATCCAGGCTAGAAGCCGCAATTACGGATAAAACCAAAGCAATCATACCGGTTCATCTGTATGGCCATCCTGCCGACATGGAGGCCGTCCTTGACACCGCGCAGGCAAGAAAGATCGTTGTCATTGAAGATGCTTGTCAAGCTCATGGATCCGAATACAGAGGGAAACGAGTGGGAAGTTTGGGGGATATGGGTTGTTTCAGCTTTTATCCCGGTAAAAACCTGGGAGCTTACGGAGAAGGAGGGATTGTCGTAACGGACAACCCCGAATATGCGCAGAAGATCAGAATGCTTCGAGATTGGGGTCAGGAGAAAAAGTACCATCATGTTATGTTGGGATACAATTACCGTATGGACGGTTTTCAAGGAGCGGTCCTGCGAGTCAAGTTGCGCCACCTCGAACAGTGGACGGAAGCTCGGCGCCATATTGCTGCGGTCTACAGTAAGGCGCTGGAGAACGTCGATGTCATCCCCCCTAGCGAGAAAAAGAATTGCAGGCATGTTTATCATATTTATGCCGCAAGGGTGCAAAACCGCGACAGAGTTATAGAGGCTTTGAAAAAAGAGGGCATCCACACCGGGATTCACTACCCGTATCCCGTTCATGTCCAAGAGGGGTATGTGTCCATGGGTTATAAAAAGGGTGATTTCCCCATAGCTGAACAGATAGCGTCCGAGGTTATTTCTTTACCGATGTATCCCGAACTTTCCGAGGAAGAAGTACGAGAAGTTGCTTCTGTCCTGGGGGCGATTCTTAAATAA
- a CDS encoding glycosyltransferase family 39 protein — MTVSSNSKNIDRINRFGRIAAGAATCRNFLIFMAVACLFIGIILASPYFLKQVACLVAAEIANPNTYVLGRWFGSILITLGTLFLVFGIFWRSVRPIIIGLISKTAGLSPRSWSLSIFTVAFLLRLAWVLFIGNESYSDWKVYSQQAADIVSHCQYGYPEPTAFKPPGYHLFLAAIYWLFGINEVAGQISNVFLSSLNCVLLFAIGRKVSNGVGKLASLGLALYPTHIVVSSYLCSDILFTSLLLAVVYIFESMEFSLNRGWYRVIVGIIIAVVSLWVRPILLLFPIALAYYFVRLGISLKVIIKTFLLYAMFYVILFLPWWLRNYLVFERFIWWGTEVQYAVLTTSNEEGMKFISGQAGTEYQNELELTDAMARMGVSHMIGNPWETVKHKAGTWGKFFSPDLEYIVGYQINQRVKNRFMNHPQMEMLKNAIVYIAAGSYVLLLCFFLGGIYFYFRFGPALRFSWTMIIYTVIFTLITYGQQRLRFPIEPLMMLFAALIWKRLLTGNFWGESIKEERARLVGIMS; from the coding sequence ATGACTGTTTCATCGAACAGCAAGAACATAGACAGGATCAACCGCTTCGGCCGAATTGCCGCAGGCGCGGCGACTTGCCGCAACTTTCTCATTTTTATGGCGGTTGCTTGTCTCTTCATCGGGATAATATTGGCCTCTCCGTATTTCTTGAAGCAAGTAGCTTGTTTGGTCGCAGCCGAAATCGCTAACCCGAATACTTATGTTTTAGGCAGATGGTTTGGATCGATTTTGATTACGTTGGGCACCCTATTTCTGGTATTCGGAATATTCTGGAGGTCTGTTCGCCCCATAATTATCGGTTTAATTTCTAAAACCGCCGGACTATCGCCGAGATCGTGGTCGTTATCGATATTTACGGTCGCTTTTTTGCTGCGGCTTGCCTGGGTCCTCTTCATCGGAAACGAATCATACTCGGACTGGAAGGTTTATTCTCAGCAGGCCGCCGATATCGTTTCGCATTGTCAATATGGATATCCTGAACCAACCGCATTTAAACCGCCGGGGTATCATTTATTTTTGGCAGCGATTTACTGGTTGTTCGGAATAAATGAAGTAGCGGGACAAATTTCGAATGTATTCCTGAGTTCTCTTAATTGCGTTTTGCTGTTTGCGATCGGCAGGAAAGTATCCAACGGCGTCGGCAAATTGGCCTCTCTGGGATTGGCCTTATACCCGACCCACATCGTGGTCAGCAGTTATCTCTGTTCCGATATTCTTTTTACATCGTTATTGCTTGCTGTTGTGTATATATTCGAATCCATGGAGTTTAGCCTAAATCGCGGATGGTATAGAGTTATAGTAGGGATTATTATCGCCGTCGTTTCTTTGTGGGTTCGCCCGATACTGCTATTATTTCCGATAGCGCTAGCATATTACTTTGTGCGTCTCGGAATTTCTTTAAAAGTTATTATCAAGACTTTTTTATTGTACGCGATGTTTTATGTGATTTTGTTTTTACCCTGGTGGTTGCGAAATTATCTGGTTTTCGAAAGATTTATATGGTGGGGAACCGAGGTGCAGTATGCGGTTCTGACCACATCGAATGAGGAAGGAATGAAATTTATTTCAGGTCAGGCGGGGACCGAGTATCAAAACGAACTGGAGCTGACGGACGCCATGGCCCGCATGGGCGTATCGCATATGATCGGTAATCCCTGGGAAACGGTAAAACACAAAGCGGGGACATGGGGCAAATTTTTCAGTCCGGATCTGGAATATATAGTCGGATATCAAATCAATCAGAGGGTAAAAAATCGGTTTATGAATCATCCGCAAATGGAAATGCTAAAAAATGCGATCGTCTACATTGCGGCGGGAAGCTATGTGCTGCTGCTCTGTTTTTTTCTGGGCGGGATCTATTTCTATTTTCGTTTCGGCCCTGCGTTGAGGTTTTCTTGGACGATGATTATTTATACCGTTATTTTTACGTTGATCACGTATGGGCAGCAGCGGCTACGATTCCCCATCGAACCATTGATGATGCTCTTTGCCGCGCTTATTTGGAAACGGTTGTTGACTGGAAATTTTTGGGGCGAATCAATTAAGGAAGAACGGGCAAGACTGGTTGGAATAATGTCTTGA